In one window of Prionailurus bengalensis isolate Pbe53 chromosome B3, Fcat_Pben_1.1_paternal_pri, whole genome shotgun sequence DNA:
- the WDR89 gene encoding WD repeat-containing protein 89, giving the protein MERIEEQFANLNIVKRSSGTTEPTYLLGIDASKTVQAEKESLIAVLCSNGSIRIYDKERLYILREFRGYPGLLNGVKFANSCDNIYSSCTDGTVKCWDARLASEKPVQLFKGYPSNIFISFDISCNDHVICAGTEKVDDDALLVFWDARINSQDLSTSKDPLGAYSETHSDDVTQVRFHPSNPNMVVSGSTDGLVNVFDISIDNEEDALVTTCNSVSSVSCIGWSGKDYKQIYCMTHDEGFCWWDLNHLDTDEPITRLNIQDVREVINVKGGILDYLVGGLYHEKMDKLFVVGGTNTGIIHLLSCTTAGLIHVTSLHGGHAATVRSFCWNMQDDSLLTGGEDAQLLLWKPGALDKTFTKKDSMKIASSVYQRVRVHSNDSYKKRKKQ; this is encoded by the coding sequence ATGGAGAGGATTGAGGAACAATTCGCTAACCTGAACATTGTTAAACGTTCCTCGGGGACTACAGAGCCTACTTACCTGCTGGGCATAGATGCATCAAAAACCGTacaagcagaaaaagaaagcttgATCGCTGTTTTATGTTCTAACGGATCAATCAGAATCTATGATAAAGAGAGGTTATACATACTACGAGAATTTCGTGGCTATCCTGGACTTCTCAATGGAGTCAAATTTGCAAATTCTTGTGACAATATATATTCATCATGTACTGACGGCACTGTAAAATGTTGGGACGCTCGATTAGCCAGTGAAAAACCTGTCCAGCTGTTCAAGGGTTACCCTTCCaatattttcattagttttgATATCAGCTGTAATGATCACGTCATTTGCGCTGGTACAGAAAAAGTTGATGATGATGCATTGCTGGTATTTTGGGATGCAAGAATTAATTCTCAGGATTTGTCTACTTCTAAAGACCCACTTGGAGCATATTCAGAGACACACAGTGATGACGTCACTCAAGTACGCTTCCATCCCAGCAATCCCAACATGGTGGTCTCCGGTTCAACTGATGGCCTGGTGAATGTATTTGATATTAGTATTGATAATGAAGAAGATGCACTGGTTACGACCTGTAACTCTGTTTCTTCCGTAAGCTGTATTGGTTGGTCTGGGAAGGACTATAAACAGATTTATTGCATGACACACGATGAAGGATTTTGTTGGTGGGATCTTAATCATCTGGATACTGATGAACCAATTACACGTTTGAACATCCAGGATGTCAGAGAAGTAATTAATGTGAAAGGAGGCATTTTGGACTATTTGGTTGGTGGCCTGTATCacgaaaaaatggacaaattgtTTGTTGTTGGGGGAACAAACACAGGAATTATTCACTTACTGAGCTGTACTACAGCAGGATTGATTCATGTGACCAGCCTTCACGGAGGGCATGCTGCTACAGTCCGTTCTTTCTGTTGGAATATGCAGGATGATTCTTTGCTAACCGGAGGGGAAGATGCACAGTTGTTACTTTGGAAACCTGGAGCATTAGACAAGACATTTAcaaagaaagacagcatgaaAATAGCATCCTCTGTGTACCAGCGAGTTCGAGTTCACAGTAATGATTcttacaagaaaaggaagaagcagtGA